Proteins from a genomic interval of Arthrobacter sp. CAN_C5:
- a CDS encoding cupredoxin domain-containing protein, with amino-acid sequence MKIRQSITGIMLTAALVGLVGCGTAEDSGSTETEGPSAPPVATSTPAASSPAAAPAETTESAEAPAEAAEEVVITITDFEFEVSGPVAPGAEVTVINNDAVGHTVTSDEEGVFDTPVGPTETVTFTAPEDAGEYSFFCMPHPAMISTLVVEG; translated from the coding sequence ATGAAAATCCGTCAGAGCATCACAGGAATAATGTTGACCGCAGCATTGGTCGGGCTTGTCGGCTGTGGGACCGCTGAGGACTCGGGGAGCACCGAGACGGAGGGGCCGAGCGCACCTCCGGTAGCCACCAGCACCCCGGCCGCCTCCAGTCCAGCTGCCGCGCCGGCCGAGACCACCGAGTCAGCTGAGGCCCCGGCCGAGGCGGCCGAAGAAGTGGTCATCACCATCACAGACTTTGAGTTCGAAGTTTCCGGACCGGTCGCTCCGGGCGCCGAAGTGACTGTCATCAACAATGATGCAGTCGGCCACACTGTCACCTCGGATGAGGAAGGCGTGTTCGACACGCCCGTCGGGCCGACCGAAACTGTCACCTTCACGGCTCCCGAGGACGCCGGCGAGTACTCCTTCTTCTGCATGCCGCACCCGGCCATGATTAGCACACTGGTCGTCGAAGGGTGA
- a CDS encoding MFS transporter yields the protein MPAESFNLKSIAVGAYGPSLLYGVATGAILPVIALSARSLGADIATAALVITLTGIGSLVTNVPATLIATRFGERWSLVGASLWCSAAMVLGLLAPNLAVFAAAIFMVGMAGAVFGLARQSYLTEVVHLHFRARALSTLGGVTRIGVFLGPFGAALAMSSAGLAGAYWVGAGAALLAAMLSSRVPELAAPGRLAMAGSTGIEGTAGQPQPAPTVRSILRSHRRVFATVGIGVLLIAAIRATRQAVLPLWAQDIGLDVTTTALIYGLSGGIDMLIFYPAGKLMDVKGRRWVAVPCMLIMGVALILLPFTADAVGLLLVALLIGFGNGIGSVIVMTLGADFSPNPGRPQFLGIWRLLSDIGTMTGPGILAGVTVVATLSAGIWATGGLGVLAAVVLWFWIPPHRPTALARNER from the coding sequence GTGCCGGCCGAATCGTTCAACCTGAAATCGATCGCCGTCGGCGCGTATGGTCCATCCCTCCTCTACGGAGTGGCGACGGGTGCCATCCTGCCGGTCATCGCGCTGTCGGCGCGCAGTCTGGGAGCCGACATTGCCACCGCTGCCCTAGTAATCACGCTGACCGGTATCGGTTCGCTGGTCACCAACGTCCCCGCCACGTTGATAGCTACCCGGTTCGGCGAACGGTGGTCGCTGGTGGGTGCATCACTCTGGTGTTCGGCCGCGATGGTGCTGGGGCTGCTGGCCCCAAACCTCGCCGTGTTCGCGGCAGCCATTTTCATGGTCGGAATGGCCGGCGCAGTGTTTGGCCTGGCGCGCCAGAGCTACCTCACGGAAGTGGTTCACCTCCATTTCCGGGCCCGTGCCCTCTCCACCCTGGGCGGCGTGACACGGATCGGGGTGTTCCTTGGTCCGTTTGGGGCAGCCCTGGCGATGAGTTCTGCCGGTCTCGCTGGCGCCTACTGGGTGGGCGCCGGGGCGGCCCTCCTGGCCGCGATGCTGAGCAGCAGAGTCCCGGAACTGGCTGCACCCGGTCGGCTGGCAATGGCCGGGTCGACAGGGATCGAAGGGACGGCGGGCCAACCACAGCCCGCGCCGACCGTCCGGTCAATCCTGCGTTCTCATCGCCGGGTCTTCGCCACCGTGGGCATTGGTGTCCTGCTGATCGCTGCGATCCGGGCCACCCGGCAGGCAGTGCTCCCACTCTGGGCCCAGGACATTGGGCTCGACGTCACCACGACGGCCCTGATCTACGGACTGTCGGGGGGCATCGACATGCTGATCTTCTACCCCGCTGGGAAACTGATGGACGTCAAGGGACGCCGCTGGGTCGCCGTGCCCTGCATGTTGATCATGGGGGTCGCCCTGATCCTGCTCCCCTTCACGGCTGACGCCGTCGGGCTGCTGCTGGTAGCGCTGCTCATCGGGTTCGGCAACGGAATAGGGTCGGTCATTGTCATGACCCTCGGTGCCGATTTCTCCCCGAACCCCGGCCGCCCGCAGTTCCTGGGGATCTGGCGGCTGCTCAGCGACATCGGCACCATGACCGGTCCCGGGATCCTCGCGGGGGTGACCGTCGTCGCGACCCTGTCGGCGGGTATCTGGGCCACAGGCGGTCTCGGTGTGCTCGCTGCTGTGGTCCTCTGGTTCTGGATACCGCCGCACCGGCCGACAGCACTCGCGAGGAACGAACGGTGA
- a CDS encoding phosphatase PAP2 family protein: MSSRQSTNPYTRRPPAARNPALFLLGSLLCAVALGWTYWAFVRTSTGQFADESAWREAGFAAPDSQQPFLRFLDSLPALSVLIAAGVILFVTLRRGRWPAAVIALGTIAGANLTTQLLKNFLLDRPDRGVPTLDFNSLPSGHTTLAASAAAAIFLVVTPRWRPLAAAAGGTYAVAAGAATFLNLWHRPADVVAAFLVVGAWTLLGGLLTMRFGNDWNVWDGFGGHWAASKLWLTFCWAAGVAGLALGVILYLYVQMIGPAPVPGTASIPLFFWSGLSMIVGVGFTLSAAAGCLFGHQARRRQA; the protein is encoded by the coding sequence GTGAGCTCCAGGCAATCCACGAACCCGTACACGCGGCGACCCCCCGCCGCGCGCAACCCAGCCTTATTCCTGCTGGGTTCGCTCCTGTGCGCCGTGGCTCTGGGCTGGACCTACTGGGCATTTGTCCGCACCAGTACCGGGCAGTTCGCCGATGAATCCGCCTGGCGGGAGGCGGGTTTCGCCGCACCCGACTCGCAGCAACCCTTCCTGCGGTTCCTGGACAGCTTGCCCGCACTGTCGGTCCTGATTGCGGCCGGGGTGATCCTCTTCGTCACCCTGCGCCGGGGCCGGTGGCCGGCTGCGGTGATCGCGCTGGGGACAATCGCCGGAGCCAATCTGACCACCCAGCTCCTGAAGAATTTCCTGCTGGACCGCCCGGACCGTGGCGTGCCAACCCTCGATTTCAACTCGCTTCCCTCCGGGCACACCACCCTCGCCGCGTCAGCTGCCGCCGCCATCTTCCTCGTGGTCACCCCGCGGTGGCGGCCGTTGGCTGCTGCGGCCGGAGGCACCTACGCGGTGGCTGCGGGCGCAGCGACCTTCCTCAACCTCTGGCATCGCCCGGCGGACGTGGTCGCCGCCTTCCTGGTAGTCGGCGCGTGGACCCTCCTGGGAGGACTGCTGACCATGCGGTTCGGCAACGACTGGAACGTCTGGGACGGGTTCGGAGGGCACTGGGCGGCGTCGAAACTGTGGCTGACCTTCTGCTGGGCGGCAGGGGTGGCGGGCCTCGCCCTCGGCGTGATTCTCTACCTGTACGTGCAGATGATTGGCCCTGCCCCGGTCCCGGGGACAGCGAGCATTCCCCTCTTCTTCTGGTCGGGGCTGTCGATGATTGTGGGGGTCGGATTCACGCTCAGCGCCGCTGCCGGATGCCTGTTCGGCCACCAGGCACGACGACGCCAAGCCTGA